DNA sequence from the Geobacter sp. AOG2 genome:
CCGCCAATATGGTGACGGCTGGCGTCATTAAAATGGCGGTCCCGTCCCATGTTCTGAAAAACCTTATTCCAAAAGCAGTTGAGACCAAACAGCTCAAAAATGGCGATGATATCCGCCTCTCGATTGAGGCGAGCGGGCGCGGTGATATAACCATCGGTTCGATCGGGGCGTCCGAAAGAATAATTATGGGAATTCCCCTTAATATCAACACAATGGTGGTATCCGATTTCGATCGACTCCCCGGCATCGGCCCGGTGGTCGCACGGCGAATTGTCGAGTATCGTCAAAAAAATGGCGGTTTGATGGTCCTGGATGAGTTGCTTGATGTCAAAGGGATCGGTCCAAAGAAGTATGAAATAATTAAAAAATTATTTTAACTATCTGAAATAATACAATTTAGTTTAAGCTTTCCCTTGTCGTTATGCCGCGTTGCTGGAATTGGCATGCATGATGTAAACACTCCTGGGTATCGATTACTGAAATCTTGCTCAAAGGAGGAATGCTATGCAATGTCCACGCTGCAAGGGTCGTATGTTCGCCGAGAAATTTTATGACTTCGTCCGCTCGTTCGATGCATGGAAATGCACATGCTGTGGTGAGATGTTGGACTCCACTATCCTCGCCAATCGGACGCGCTGCAACGATACGCACCTCGGCTGATAGACGCTGAATTTGGTGTTTGAACAAGCAAGGGAACCTGTTTCAGGTTCCCTTTTTGTTTGACACGGGAGCATCGAAAGGATATTGAACACCTTCCAGTTTTTACCGGAAGGAGTAAGACAATGATACGAAATGACGGCCGGGGAAGTTGTGATCTGCGTCCCATCACCATCACGCGCAGGTTCACCAAGCATGCCGAGGGGTCCGTGCTGATCGAATTCGGCGATACGCGGGTCATTTGCACCGCCTCGGTGGAGGAGTCCGTTCCGCCGTTTTTGAGAGGCAAAGGAACCGGGTGGGTAACCGCCGAGTACGCAATGCTGCCCCGTGCCACCCACACGCGTTCGCCGCGCGAAGCGGCCAAGGGAAAGCAGACCGGCCGGACGCTCGAAATCCAGCGCCTGATCGGGCGTTCGTTGCGTGCCGTTACCGATCTGACGCGCTTGGGTGAGCGGTCCATATCTATCGATTGCGATGTAATCCAGGCCGACGGCGGCACGCGGACCGCCTCCATCACCGGAGCCTATGTAGCTCTGGTCGACGCCTTGGCCGGACTCCGCGACAAGGGTGTGTTTGCGGATATCCCGCTTAAAGAGGCCGTAGCCGCAGTCAGTGTCGGCATCATTGACGGTGAACCTCTTCTGGACCTTAATTATCATGAGGACTCCACTGCCGAGGTGGACATGAACTTTGTCATGACTTCCAGCGGCCGCTTTGTAGAGGTTCAGGGCACCGCCGAGGCCGAACCGTTCACCGTCGAGCAGATGGATGCCATGCGGGATCAGGCCATGGGCGGCATCCGGCAGCTTTTCGCATTCCAGCAGGAGGCCTTGCGGGGATGAAAGAGCTTGTTGTCGCTACACGCAACCGGGGAAAATTGCTGGAGATCCAGGCCATGCTGACCGGATTGGTCGCATCAGTCCGTTGCGCCGGGGATTTTACGGGATTTCCGGAGACGGTGGAGGATGGTGCAACTTTCGAAGAAAATGC
Encoded proteins:
- a CDS encoding helix-hairpin-helix domain-containing protein, whose protein sequence is MVRYDRVILLFIAVAVSIPAVMKTRQSAQSAALTGLSVSQSPAGFVRIEGDVLHPGMYPLSANMVTAGVIKMAVPSHVLKNLIPKAVETKQLKNGDDIRLSIEASGRGDITIGSIGASERIIMGIPLNINTMVVSDFDRLPGIGPVVARRIVEYRQKNGGLMVLDELLDVKGIGPKKYEIIKKLF
- the rph gene encoding ribonuclease PH, with the protein product MRNDGRGSCDLRPITITRRFTKHAEGSVLIEFGDTRVICTASVEESVPPFLRGKGTGWVTAEYAMLPRATHTRSPREAAKGKQTGRTLEIQRLIGRSLRAVTDLTRLGERSISIDCDVIQADGGTRTASITGAYVALVDALAGLRDKGVFADIPLKEAVAAVSVGIIDGEPLLDLNYHEDSTAEVDMNFVMTSSGRFVEVQGTAEAEPFTVEQMDAMRDQAMGGIRQLFAFQQEALRG